The following DNA comes from Sorex araneus isolate mSorAra2 chromosome 5, mSorAra2.pri, whole genome shotgun sequence.
CCCGCTCCGTCCCAAGCACCGGGCTCCGGGGTCAGCCTCTTCATGGAGGCGTGGGACAGTGAATAGTCACAGGGGTCCGCAGAGGGCCAACCCCACGGCTCTCCCAGAACCAAGGGAAAGAAAGGGGCCTTGGAAAAGCCgatgaccggggctggagcgatagcacagcggggagggcgtttgccttgcacggggctgcccgtgttcgaatcccagcatcccatatggtcccctgagcaccgccaggagtaattcctgagtgcagagccaggagtaacccctgtgcatcgccgggtgtgacccaaaaagcaaaaaagaaaaaaaagaaaagccgaTGACCACAGCGACGATGAGGACAGGCGGCGTCAGGCAGAGGGGAAGGCCAGGGGAAGCCCGGGAAAGGCCAGGTGCCTCCAACTCAGGCGACACCACGGAGTTCgccttgtggggggagggggtggtggtctCAGTACCAGCGTCTTTGCGGCTTGCAGGAAAATGAGAGTTTCCCCCCTAGTGGGGGCCGAACAATGTTCAGGCTGGAAAAACGCCTCTGATTtttcaccccccgcccccagatgaGGCAACAAGCCCAGGAGTGCGCGGCTGATGCGTCCAGGGTCACAGCGTGGGTTAGTGGCAGGGCGGACAGGACGCCAGACACCCCAGTTTGTCTGCTCGTTTGATCAGCTTCCCCTGAAcatctctctctcctgctgtctTCTCGGGACATGGAAGCGCGCCTGAGCACAGCGGGACGCTGAGAGCCCAGCCGGACGCTCTCAAACCCTGAGATTCAGCGCGAGGCTCCGTGGGACAAGTCCCACTTTCCTTAGGGGGCGCCACGTGCGTGCATCAAGTGTGTTTCgagatagggtcccctgagcaccgccaggagtgattcctgagtgcagagccaggagtgacccctgagcatcgctgggtgtgacccaaaaagcaaaaataaataaataaaataataaataaataaaacctgaaaaaaaaaaaaggaaagggagaaattcTCAGGGCGGCTTTCCTAAGATTAGACCCAGATGttaaggtgggtgggtgggctgaGGGGGTCGGGGTGCAGCCCTGCTGGCGGGTCGATGCGGGAGTTCCTGCATCTGCCCTGCCTGGTAGAGAATTCTGTGCTCCCTAGGTTTGGTTGTTCCTGTTGCCTGGGGGTCACCACGTCCTGTGCCACCTCACCGGCAGCTGCGTCACTGGCCGTGAGCTGGAGCCACGTTTCCTGATCGATGTCTTCAGTGGCCAGTCTGAGACCCCTTCAGTCTCCCCTGCAGCGGGAATCAGGGGGGCACACGATGACGGAGTGGGTGCTGCCGCCCGATCGAAGTGGCCAGGAGCCGGGGGTCCCCCAATATGGAAGGGGGCTGACTCCAATATGGAAGGGGGCTGACTCTGTGTGGGAAAGAAACAAGACTGTGTGTTGACCCACTGATGTGGGGGTGTCACTTGTTACCACATTGAAACCCCCTCCATACACACTGCTTCTCATCCCGGTCTGAACACTTGgcatcttaggggctggagcgatagcacagcgtgaaaggcgaatgcccaaccactgtgctatcgcgccagcccccaaAGGACATGCTTtgtgaggcccccataaccatgccaccagactccgtacCAGGATGTTTCacacggggcgccccagagggaggcgggtgagagccctccccgccccaagggacccagctccggcagtcaaaaacctccacaacccacgccacactcagggtcactcaccacgcactcaggccgagcctcacatatgagtaaacatattcctggacacatcataagacactccctgcccattctccataattaccacgccACTTTTGATGGGGTCctgatagtaggcaacaaatcatagagggaattatatatgcatctatacatattttcagatatatgtaccaaagctcacctcacccaaactttaacaacatgtgagtgatatcctataggatgcctcaatggctcctgccaaaatagaacaatcttcacactgtttcctatatgaacactttttttgtaagcatgttcagcagatctttataacagacaatatgaactATATTATTTCGTGGAGTTTTGGGACAggagttggggtttgggatggaaacatcccgaatttggtggtgggaaggcgtaaCGGTGGCGGGATtcgtgtttgaatattgaatgtaatcacacatggtgaactaatttataaaattaaaaaaaaattttaaagtaatgaggagttcatgcccaattcaatcaacttaatcaatggctgaataaatagcagtgctcctatattataaaaaaaataataagggacATGCTTTGAACAGTTTACATTTCTGGCTCTCCCCTCTGTGCTCCAGGCAGGGAGAGTGACACCCCCCCAACCATTTCTACTACCCCTGTACCTCCACAGTCAGCTCTGGAGTGGGTCAGGGTGATTATTGGCGCTGAGCACTGGGCTGTCAGCTGAGGCAGCTCATGTCCCTgttgggggggtgtgggagggtagAGTTAGGTGTTTGTCCTGGCCAAGGGTCCCCTAAATTCCTGCAGAGGGGAGCTCAGAGATTCCCAGGAGATGCCTGGAgacttcccccacccaccctaaTCAATAATCAATCTTCAAACACATTCCCTTCCCGGGCTgcctcggtgctgctggggggtaTGAGAAAGGTGCCCCTCAGCTTTGTCTGGCTGGGAAACTGAGGGGCTGCCATCACGGTGGACTAAACACACCTCTAGGCTGTGAGGGAACAGAGAGGTGGGACTGGGTTGCGCAGTGCACAGACTGTGCACCCACCCGGGGCAGGCCTGGCCCTTCCTCCTGCAGGCCTGGATATACAGACGGTGCAGGAGGGATAAGGCAGGAGGCCTCACCCTACGATGCTAGGgagccccccccaacacacacaccccctgccTGGACACCAGGCTCCCGGCTTCCTGCCCAGAGCCCACCCCGGGCCGGGAACTGTCTGTGATGACACTGTGGGAAACTGGGGTGCCCTCTTGGGCCGGGAGCTCGGGCTGAGCCCGCCGGCAGGGAAGCAGCCCCTGGAAGGCTTCCCGGAAGCGCTGGGACATGAGGGCATAGACGACGGGGTTGAGGGCGCTGTTGAGGTAGATGCAGAGCCGGCAGAAGAGAAGGAAGCCGCCGTGGAGGTAGGGCCGGCGCAGGAGGGAGTTCACCACCACCAGCGCGCGGTAGGGCAGCCACAGCAGAGCGAAGAGGACCACCACCACCGCCAGCATCTTGGTGATCTGCGGGCAGCAGAGGGACAGTCCAGTGCACAGGTCCCCAGGCAGCGTGGCCGGCTCCCTGCCAGCTCAGGGGAGGAGTCAGCCGAATGGCCCCGGGGAttcccccccagcagtgctcgtgaGTTGCTCTCCGTGCTCGAAGCTTGAGCCTCTAACTCCCAGCTGGAGAATGGCGGGTCTGGAGCTGTGCCTGGTGGATTTGCTGGAACCCAGGGCCTGCCCGCAGCCACCGCCGGCTAGAGGAGGCCAGTGGGTGCCCATCAGGTCTCTCTTCTCCTCTGTCACAAGTGATGTGGGAGCTGGGGCAGTCACTACTTGAAAGGAAGGCGGGAGAGTGCCCCGGAAACGTTCCCTGCCTGTTGCTATGGgaaccccaaacaccaccagcttCCTCCccacggggggtggggtggggttgatctggacagtgctcagagtctggtggtctaggggctggagtgatagtacagtggggagggtgtttcccttgcatgctgctgacccgggttccatcccaccatcccatatggttccccgagcaccgccaggaggccaaagccgggagtaaccctgagtatccccaggtgtggcctcaaagcaacagtgaaaaagaatcttgtggggctggagcaatagcacagtgagtagggcgtttgccttgcatgcagctgacccaggttccattcccagcatcccatatggtcccccgaacaccgccaagagtaattcctgagtgcatgagccaggagtaacccctgagcattgctgggtgtgacccaaaaagcaaagcaaaaaagaattttgtggtctagccccaccccccacccctcaccgccCACATTCCCAGCCTCACTCTCACTCTGGCACAGTTTCCCTCCTGGTTGGGGGGACCCTGTTGGACCAGCTTCCTCCCTCCTGGTGCCCGGTCCtgcccttcttttcctcctctttgacCCGACCCCCCCAGCTCTGTGGATTGGGGCCGACAGACCCCTCAGGGCAGAGGCCGAGTAAGCCTCCTGGGGAGGCCCATTCAGAAACGGGGCatccgcccaggaggggaaaggtatttctctctcttgcctctttctctccggagAGGAAGGAcgcggtgtccaccatattatgacgaccacagattgggttttcaagcctgcaatgatccaatatctggaagaaatctccctggacttaggtttttttttgtttttttttttttttttttttgctttttgggtcacacctagcgatgcacaggtgttactcctggctctgcactcaggaactactcctggcggtgctcaggggaccacatgggatgctgggaatcgaacccgggtcggctgcgtgcaaggcaaacgccccacccgctgtgctatctctccagcccctggacttagtttttaaggtaaagaaattcaaaaccgtgcggccgcagtagcggccgcgcgacctcatttgtcttcacagtagttctgaatctagtggggtactcctaacaatagtgaggtttgtgttgatatattgaatgtaaccaaagtaaacagaaagtaaaatgaaacttatcagttacaaggcggggggtggggggcgggacgGGAGGtgaactggtttttttttggtggtggtatgtgggcactggtgaagggatggttgtttcagcattgtataactgagacctaagcctgaaagcattgttatcttccacatggtgatttaataaaataaaatttttatttaaaaaataaaaataaaataaaattaaaaaaaaaaagaaacggggCATCATTTCTAAATTCCCAAATGAAAATGCCACCCAGGGCAGCTGCCCACGGCGACGAGGGTCGGTCCCTGGCCCCGGGCAGGGCAGCCAGGCCGACCCCACCCCCTGGCAACTTCAGGTCCTGCAAGTGGCATTGACCTGGGAAAGCTCCGGTCACTCACACAGGCCTGGCACGGTCCACCCTGCTGACCAGAGACGGTCAGAGGGCGCCGAGCAGAGGAGACGCGCTCCTGGTCTGCTCTCCTGTCTGGGGTCCCTGGCAGTGGCCTTCAGGGCCATCTCCCCTCCAGGGAGGACTTAACAGGAAGGAGTGTCCACCTCACTTCCCCACAAGGAAGACTGAGGGTAAAGGCCAGCTGGACCTCAagaactgcccccccccacccgtctGCAGGCCTGGACTATTCTTGGATCCGCCCTGGGGAAAGGGGGAAGATGCAGGCTCAGGTTCCTGCCCCAGCTGTTCCCAAGTTaccccctcacccctgtcccTTCTGCCGCTTCCAAGCTCCCCAAACTCAAACAATTCCTGGGAGGATCACCGACCCAGgcacatagtaagtgctcaataaatgctgGCTTTCTTCCACTTGGCCTCCAGCCACCActacccgccacccccacccagggcacTCTGGCTATCTGGGTCCAAAGAGGCAGCTTTGGGGTcaagtgggggtgtgtggggtgtcaCTGCCCTTTCTGGACTGAAGTTTTCTCCATCAGTAAAAGAAGAGAATCATGGCTTCCTGCTGCCCACCCCAAACTGTGTTCTTCTCACCACCATACAAAGACAGACAGCACAGCAGACTCACCTCCCGCCCACCTCAGCACTGGGCTCTCTTTCTGTACTGGGGGGACatgggataaaaagaaagaattggggctggagcaatagcacagcgggtagggtgtttgccttgcacgcagccaacccgggttcaattcccagcatcccatagggtcccctgagcaccgccaggagtaattcctgagtgcagagccaggagtaacccctgtgcatcgccgggtgtgacccaaaaagcaaaaaagaaagaaagaaagaaataaagagagagagagagaaagaaagaaagaaagaaagaaagaaagaaagaaaaaaaagaaagaaagaaagaaagaatcaaaatACAGTGTCACCATTCATTGCAGAAGCTTAAGGATAACCAACATGAATAGAACCATTGGTGGCACGCTGTGGGTTTAAGACTTTGCAAGGTTAATCCTTTTTCCTGCGTCCCACCAATGTGATATTATTacagaaagggaaactgaggcccagggatgtTGCCCCAAACTAGTCTGGTAAGTGGCACTAAGACTTGAGCCCAACGATGTGGAGATGAAAAGGGTGGCCAGCTTCCACCCACTCAGTGGTTGGTTCAGCACTGGGGTACTGGGGTTCCCTTGAGGACTGGGGTGCTTACCTGCCTCCGTGAGTTGAGGGTGCCTCTTGCACCCCTGGAGTAGAAGCTCGCTTGGCGGGCGGAGCCGCCCCGGTGCACTGAGCCGCAGCGTCCGGGGCCGTCGGGGGGCAGCGGCTCCACGCAGAGGACGCGCCCGATGAGCGCGTACAAGACAGTGGCAAGGCCCAGGGGCAGCGCGTAGAAGAGCGCGAAGTCCAGAAAGTAGACGGGCAGGTAGAGCGAGCGCGACACGCGGTAGCCGCACTGCACCTGCACGCCGTCGGCGTAGACCGTCTCGCGAGTGTCCACCAGGAAGAGCCAGAGCACGCAGTAGGCGCCGGTGCCCGTCCACAGCAGCGCCGAGATGCGCTTGGCGCGCGCCGCAGTACACAACGCCTGCGCGCGCAGCGGGCGGCAGATGGCCAGGTAGCGCTCCACGGTGAACGCGGTGATGGAGCCCGCGGACGCGTTGATGCCCAGGTACTGCAGGTAGGTGATGCCCAGGCACCCGGCGTGGCCGAACACCCAGACCCGGGCAGACGCCGCCTCGGCCGCGGTGGGCACCCCGGCCGCCAGCAGCACCAGCAGATCCGCGGCGGCCAGACTCACCAGGTAACAGTTGGTGGATGTGACCATGTGGCGGCTCCGGATCACCACCAGGACCACCATGGCGTTGCCCACCACACCCACGGCGCACACGAGGGGCACCAGGATCAACGTAGCCGCCTGGATCGCCACGGGAGGCCGGGGCATGGCGCCCAGAGCCGATGCGTTGGCGCGCTCCGGGTGCTGGGACTGGTTCTCCATGCTCCCCTCTGCGCGCtgcaccgcccccgccccaccccgagcagcggcggtggggtggtggggttgcTCGCAGTTGCGAAGGTGGGGAGACTCTCGGTTGACGCCCCCCTTGCGTCAGCAGGGGGTCCCGTGGCGGTGCCCAGGAAGGCTGCCTCGCGCGGAGCGGTGGAGATGCGACCCAGACCCAGGAAATCGGCGCGTCCACCCAGTTTCCGAGGACTTTGGGCTGAGTTGGTGCGGTCCTTCCCGGTCTCTCCGGGACCGCAGGGCTGCGCTCCCGCACGGGACCCGGAGCCCAGAGCCGCCTCCAGCCCCACCCGCTGGCCCCGCAGGGGAGTCGCGCAGCCACCCAGGCGCGGTGCGTGGGGCTAAGCTCTGTCTCGCCGGCGTTTCTCACGGTTCTGCTCTTGTCTTGGAGCGTGCGACCTCTCCGCCCGGACGTCTGGGCTGGTTCTGGGGGCTTCAGCGCTGCCAAGGCTCCGGGTACAGCGTCACGGGTTCCCCAGGTCCGGGTGCGGAGTAGGGGAGCAGGGGGGAAAAGGAGGCTCCCGGGAGCCGCTTCTGGACCCCGCGGGTGCGCCCTTGCCTCGGACAGTCGCTCACCGacgctcgctccctccctccctcctctctccgaGAGCCCCGCCAGGCAACGCGGAGGGAGAGGCGACCCGCGGGGTCCCCAGCACAATCCTGGAATCTTGGCTGCGCCGTCCCCGAGTCCTGCGCGGTCATCACACAAACCTCGCAAGCGTCAGGGAAGAGGAACTCAGCACTAGGGGAAGGGCGACGTTTGCGCACCATCGCAGGGGTGATCCTATCCCACTTGCCTTTGCATTTGGCTTACCAGGTtggatcctgggcaccccatcgggtccccgaaccctgccaggagtgatccccctgagtgcagagagtgcagagccaggagtgagccctgagcatcagtgttGCCAAAACAAAgctcttctcctctccctgtgACCTCCCAGCTCTCGTGAGGGGGAAGATGTTCACGTTCTTGACTAGCACCGGTGTCCCCATCCTTCAGCGCCCCGCTTAGCCAAGCTGACAGCTCTAGGGTCTGCTGCCGAGTGTGTAGTCCGTGGGAActggggggaaagaaagaaatcttgacttggaggcttcctggagggggAGGCACGCAGAGCTGTGGAAAGGACTCAAGGCGGCTGCGTTCTGGGGAGCCTGGCCCCCTGCCTAGCTCAGAAAGAATTGTTTGCAGAGGATGGCTCCCTGATTACTCTCTAAACTGCATTCTCAAATCTGTGAAATATAATAATcatatcaacaacaacaataatagagCTCCCTGAGAGGGGCTTGATGGCTTTCACGAGTGACGTGGGGAAAATTGAAAGCCAGTGCTCAGCGCCTGTGTGAGAGATTGCCAACCATCGCCATGTCTCGCCCCTCCCTCAAACGCTCCGCGGATAGACCGCCTTAATGGCCTAGAACTGAATGAGAGGGAATTTGGTAGGGGATGAAGTTTGGAGGCACCAGCCAGGGAccagaaaccccccccccccccacacacacacaccaccaccaccaccaccaaggtcAGGTTTCATGGCAAGGGATGACTCTGGGTGTATGAAGTCCTGCACCTGGTGCCCGCTGAGGCCCTGGGTATTTCTCATGGGTAAATTCTGTCTATATCCACGGATCCTGTGAGGAAGGCATCAGCTGATTCCCATTCTACAGACTCGTGAGGCTCAGCACATCGGAAATAACTGGCTCAAGGAAGTGTgggttattgggctggagtgacagcacagtggtagggcgtttgccttgcacgcggctgacctgggttcgattcccaacatcccatatggtcctccgagcaccactaagagtcactcctgagtgcaaagccaggagtaacctctgtgcatcgccgggtgtgactcaaaaagaaaaaaagaaatggaagcgAGGGTTATTGAGCTGGGGGACGACTTCCTAGGATTTGAatccagggtttgaacccagtgGCTTGGCTGGTGAGACCGTGTCATAGCATGGGGGGGCAGACAGGCAGCAGACCCCCAAGTTTATGCTTCCAGCCCCCACTGCACCCAGCCGTCCCTTACTCAGCTCTTTCCAGGGGAGCAAGTGCCAACTAGGCCCAGGATGCCGCCCTGGCTCCGGGTGTACAGCACCCTTGCGTGCTGTCCAGAACAATCCTTTTAGCCAGATTAAGGCAATCAATGGTTTCTCTCCCTCTGAGCCTGCCAATGCCGAGTTCTGCCCAGTTTCCCTGCCCACTTGTCAGCAGAAAGAATATTTGGCAACAGAACTACGTCTAAAGTGGAACTCTGTTTGCCCATTGCTAGCTTGTCCACCTCTGATCTTTCTGTCTTAGAGAAGACATTTTAATAAAGGCCCCCGCTGCGTGCACCCATGGCTAAAGCTAAATGTTCAGGAatctttgcttctctttctccctcaccaCTGATGACCACATTTAAGCAAGGTCCTCAAGTCAGTCACCAAATAGACCGCTTTTTTTTTACCCCCTATTCTCTACTAACACTTTtggtccattaaaaaaaaaaaaactttgaggccacacccggcactgctcaggatcactcctggtgatgctcaggggaccctatgggttgttggggatcaaacttgggttggccgcatgcaagacaagtacctctccactgtgctatctctctggtccaattttgttaatttctaatttcttgtttAGGCAACTGCCCTTGTTTTCCAGGGGGTCTTTAGGTGACATTCTTGCTCTTCACTCTACAATCATTTCTTCTTCAATCAGATAGTACCAAATAATCTCTTGGAAAGTAAAGCCATGGGGCTGGTatggtccagtgggtagggtgcttgccctacacaccgctgacctgagttagatcctcGGCATCTCAGATGGTCTTCTGACCACCACcacaaataattcctgagtgcagagccagaactaacccctgagcattgctgggtatggccccaaatttttatcattatatcactgtcactgtcattctattgtttatcaaattgctcaagcaggcaccagtaatggctccattcgtcctggccctgagatattagcagcctctctttacttgtccttcccaacggtgccgcattggaggctctttcagggtcaggggaatgaaatccatcattgttatttggcatatcaaatatgccatggagagcttgccaggctctgccgtgtgagcaggacactcttggtaacatgccaggttctccgagagggagaactagataataagaggtcatgcagccgctttgttttatggtctctggatcttggttgttgatgggattacatggcaccgggggcagtttgtgggtgtgactgcctagctactggaaaatgggggatttgggtggaggaggcccagtcttgatctgagcaggcttggagatctcaggcctggtgccgcacatctgggttcctctgctggttccttcatatgtgaagcttgtctgagcatgtggagagtgaccttgagcgtgtctatggctgggttctgaaggtctttggctatcagggctctgctcggggcagggagggaaactcaatccacccaactccgaggggccctggtgaagacaaccaggcacgggggcaggagactctgcatcgTTCTcgtttgggagctttgttttatagtctctgattcTTGGCCTGTTAATTGTCtggttaattaaaaattttaaaaagaaagaaaattaaagcaataCCTAATTTAAACCACTGCCAGGGATATACCCTCCTGTGGTCTTCCTGACACTTAACTGAATCCAAACACCGCATACCATCCCAGAATGCCCAGCACAACGtggttcttctctctctttctctcttgcccaGAATGCTCTTAAAGAATGCTCCACGTTTCTTCTTAACCTCCATGCTGTGATAAATAGAATGGGGTCTCCTCCCAAAGTCACGTATCAAATTCACGTATTAGCAGAAACACCCCGGGACCTTATTTGGATGTGAGGTCTTTGCAGATGGACTTCGTGGAAATGAAATCATCCTGGATTCGAGTCACCCTAGAGCCAGCAGACGATGCCTTCCTTGGAGCAAGCTGGGGATGAGTCCAGCTCAGAGACCCCGTGGAGACATCT
Coding sequences within:
- the LOC101547899 gene encoding thyrotropin-releasing hormone receptor-like, producing MENQSQHPERANASALGAMPRPPVAIQAATLILVPLVCAVGVVGNAMVVLVVIRSRHMVTSTNCYLVSLAAADLLVLLAAGVPTAAEAASARVWVFGHAGCLGITYLQYLGINASAGSITAFTVERYLAICRPLRAQALCTAARAKRISALLWTGTGAYCVLWLFLVDTRETVYADGVQVQCGYRVSRSLYLPVYFLDFALFYALPLGLATVLYALIGRVLCVEPLPPDGPGRCGSVHRGGSARQASFYSRGARGTLNSRRQITKMLAVVVVLFALLWLPYRALVVVNSLLRRPYLHGGFLLFCRLCIYLNSALNPVVYALMSQRFREAFQGLLPCRRAQPELPAQEGTPVSHSVITDSSRPGVGSGQEAGSLVSRQGVCVLGGAP